In Arthrobacter ramosus, one DNA window encodes the following:
- a CDS encoding winged helix-turn-helix transcriptional regulator translates to MPLRTSWSEDKCPIARAADVLGDPWSLLVLREVFMGNNRFDGLKKELRVADNVLSERLRRLVAAGVLTAEPYSTGKRPRNEYLLTAAGTDALPVLHVFTVWAQRHTQSTGETLMRIICTTCGTESASGAWCQTCGAELTAATTAWDHPKSSEILIELANAGARLESRH, encoded by the coding sequence ATGCCGCTTCGTACCAGCTGGTCGGAAGACAAGTGCCCCATTGCCCGGGCCGCGGACGTCCTGGGCGATCCCTGGTCTCTGCTGGTTCTGCGGGAGGTCTTCATGGGCAACAACCGGTTCGACGGCCTGAAGAAGGAGCTCCGGGTCGCTGACAACGTCCTCAGCGAGCGCCTCCGGCGCCTAGTCGCGGCGGGCGTTCTGACAGCCGAGCCTTACAGTACGGGAAAGCGCCCCCGGAACGAGTACCTCCTCACCGCGGCCGGAACCGACGCGCTGCCCGTGCTGCATGTGTTCACTGTGTGGGCGCAGAGGCACACCCAGTCCACGGGCGAAACGCTGATGCGCATTATCTGTACAACCTGCGGGACGGAGTCCGCCTCCGGTGCTTGGTGCCAAACATGCGGGGCGGAGCTCACGGCCGCAACCACCGCTTGGGACCACCCGAAATCCTCGGAAATCCTCATCGAACTGGCCAATGCCGGCGCGCGCCTGGAATCTCGCCACTGA
- a CDS encoding PaaI family thioesterase, with amino-acid sequence MAMTVTAVEPGRVTFRCDPEEVHYNPLGVIHGGLVCTLLDTAIGCAAHTTLPAGVSYTSIEISVSYLRPVLPELGPLTAVGTVRKSGRRVVFAAGDVLDKNGKLVATATSSLLVTTP; translated from the coding sequence ATGGCTATGACCGTCACCGCAGTTGAGCCAGGACGGGTCACGTTTCGCTGCGACCCCGAAGAGGTACACTACAACCCCCTCGGCGTGATCCATGGCGGTCTCGTGTGCACCCTGCTCGACACCGCGATCGGCTGCGCTGCACACACCACGTTGCCTGCCGGTGTCTCCTACACTTCAATTGAAATTTCAGTCAGCTACCTACGTCCGGTGCTTCCCGAACTTGGTCCATTGACTGCTGTAGGGACAGTACGCAAGTCCGGCCGGCGAGTTGTCTTCGCGGCAGGTGACGTCCTGGATAAGAACGGAAAGCTTGTCGCCACGGCCACCTCGAGTCTCTTGGTAACCACCCCGTAG
- a CDS encoding ABC transporter permease: MRSIVAAITGRYILLLVLAIIAIGFSIARPETYGTWDNFRSILNTQIPVLFLAIAATLPFIVGEFDLSLAATGAFVNVFFVGLVLKQGWPVWAAVITCLAAALAMGLFNGFAIVRLGISSFIVTLASGTILAGILLAYSGGEIIYGDAPAALTFLGRTSLGGLPLPVIFAAIVSVFLAIVLWGTTVGRRMYASGSNRRAAQLTGIPTNRYLIVTFVIAAVLAAVAGLVLGSRLGSATPDTSNTLLIPAFAGAFLGATGFSAGRFNIPGTVVAVFIVGAAVNGLQQIGAAIWVQPVFNGVVLFVAVALAQWTQRLRAASAKRERLREIEALAKHDAETHSKAPAA, from the coding sequence ATGAGGAGTATCGTCGCCGCCATCACAGGCCGCTACATCCTCCTTCTGGTCTTGGCCATCATCGCCATTGGGTTCTCGATCGCTCGGCCAGAAACGTACGGAACGTGGGACAACTTCCGATCGATATTGAACACGCAGATCCCCGTCCTGTTTTTGGCGATCGCGGCAACGCTGCCGTTCATCGTCGGTGAGTTTGACTTGTCCCTGGCCGCGACTGGCGCATTCGTCAATGTGTTCTTTGTCGGTTTAGTGCTCAAGCAGGGATGGCCGGTCTGGGCTGCGGTGATCACTTGTCTCGCGGCAGCCCTCGCCATGGGGCTGTTCAACGGGTTCGCGATAGTGCGACTGGGGATTTCGTCTTTCATCGTCACGCTGGCCAGCGGGACGATCCTCGCCGGTATCCTGCTCGCGTATTCAGGTGGCGAGATCATTTACGGCGACGCGCCGGCCGCTCTGACCTTTCTCGGACGGACTTCGCTCGGAGGGCTCCCGCTGCCGGTGATCTTCGCCGCAATAGTGAGCGTGTTCCTCGCGATCGTGCTCTGGGGAACCACAGTCGGACGACGCATGTATGCGTCGGGAAGCAACAGGCGCGCCGCTCAGCTAACGGGTATTCCGACAAATCGCTACTTGATCGTCACGTTCGTCATCGCCGCTGTCCTCGCAGCCGTCGCGGGGTTGGTCCTCGGGTCGCGGCTCGGCAGCGCGACGCCCGACACCAGCAACACGCTTCTCATCCCGGCATTCGCCGGTGCATTCCTTGGAGCGACCGGCTTTAGCGCCGGCCGTTTCAATATTCCGGGAACAGTGGTGGCCGTGTTTATCGTCGGCGCCGCCGTCAACGGGCTACAGCAGATTGGGGCCGCGATTTGGGTCCAGCCGGTGTTCAACGGCGTGGTCCTCTTCGTCGCGGTTGCCCTGGCGCAATGGACACAGCGACTGCGCGCCGCATCTGCGAAACGCGAACGTCTCCGGGAGATCGAGGCGCTGGCTAAGCATGACGCCGAAACCCACAGCAAGGCGCCCGCTGCGTAA
- a CDS encoding acyl-CoA dehydrogenase family protein has protein sequence MSDISDLIDFDSLLSADERALRDSVRSFVDSEIKPNIAAWYEKAVFPLEIVPELGRLGLLGMHLKGYGCAGRSAVEYGLAGAELEAGDSGLRTFVSVQGSLAMSAIYKHGSEEQKQEWLPAMAKGDAIGCFGLTEPAAGSDPGSMTTFARRDGSDWVLNGSKRWIGLASVAQVAVIWAQTDSGIRGFLVPTETPGFTATPIEKKLSMRASIQCDIELTEVRLPGNAVLPNVVGLKGPFSCLNEARYGIIWGAMGAARDAFEAALDYSKERLQFGKPLAGYQLTQQKLVDMALEINKGFLLALHLGRKKDAGTLQPDQISVGKLNNCREAIKIASEARTILGGNGITLDYSPLRHANNLESVRTYEGTDEVHTLIVGNKLTGLAAFR, from the coding sequence ATGTCTGATATCAGCGATCTGATTGATTTTGATTCCCTGCTCAGCGCGGATGAACGTGCGCTGCGCGATTCCGTGCGGTCCTTCGTGGACAGCGAGATCAAGCCGAATATCGCAGCCTGGTATGAAAAGGCGGTCTTCCCGCTGGAGATTGTTCCGGAACTGGGCCGGCTGGGCCTGCTCGGGATGCACCTGAAGGGCTATGGCTGCGCGGGCCGTTCCGCCGTCGAGTACGGCCTGGCCGGGGCGGAACTTGAGGCCGGGGACTCCGGGCTGCGGACCTTTGTCTCGGTGCAGGGCTCGCTGGCGATGAGCGCCATCTACAAGCACGGCTCCGAAGAACAGAAGCAGGAGTGGCTGCCGGCGATGGCGAAAGGTGACGCGATCGGTTGCTTCGGACTCACCGAGCCAGCCGCCGGCTCCGATCCGGGCAGCATGACGACCTTCGCGCGCCGCGACGGCAGCGACTGGGTCCTCAACGGTTCCAAGCGCTGGATCGGCCTGGCGTCCGTTGCCCAGGTCGCCGTCATCTGGGCCCAGACCGACAGCGGCATCCGCGGCTTCCTGGTTCCTACTGAGACCCCCGGATTCACGGCCACGCCGATCGAAAAGAAGCTCTCCATGCGGGCATCCATCCAGTGCGACATCGAATTGACCGAGGTGCGCCTGCCCGGGAACGCGGTGCTGCCCAACGTCGTAGGGCTCAAGGGCCCCTTCTCCTGCCTGAACGAGGCCCGTTACGGGATCATCTGGGGCGCCATGGGCGCCGCCCGCGACGCGTTCGAGGCCGCCCTCGACTACTCCAAGGAACGCCTGCAGTTCGGCAAGCCGCTGGCTGGCTACCAGCTGACCCAGCAGAAGCTGGTGGACATGGCCTTGGAGATCAACAAGGGATTCCTCCTCGCCCTGCACCTCGGGCGCAAGAAGGACGCCGGCACCTTGCAACCGGACCAGATCTCGGTCGGCAAACTGAACAACTGCCGCGAAGCCATCAAGATCGCCAGCGAGGCCCGGACTATCCTCGGAGGCAACGGAATCACTCTGGACTACTCACCTTTGCGTCACGCGAACAACCTGGAATCCGTTCGCACGTATGAAGGCACCGACGAGGTGCACACCCTCATCGTGGGCAACAAGCTCACCGGCCTGGCCGCCTTCCGCTAG
- a CDS encoding SDR family NAD(P)-dependent oxidoreductase: MGTLDGKVAIITGAASGQGAAEAAVFVSKGARVVIGDIQPQGEEVAKKLGENAIFVHLDVSKEADWSAAVEAAHDSFGPVSVLVNNAAYFRPKPLLETTQQDMELHFAVNVVGPFLGILAVVPDMRELGGGSIINTISTSGIRYLPEQVAYAVSKWAGRGFASLAAAELAKENIRVNSIYPGLINTPMIAGNTPEMNEFLKSQIPLGRLGEPEDIAGVVAFLASDEARYMVGAEVAIDAGARLRL, encoded by the coding sequence ATGGGAACCCTTGACGGAAAAGTCGCGATCATCACGGGCGCGGCGAGTGGGCAGGGTGCCGCGGAGGCGGCGGTATTCGTGAGCAAGGGCGCACGAGTCGTCATTGGGGATATTCAGCCCCAAGGTGAAGAGGTTGCAAAGAAGCTCGGCGAGAACGCCATCTTCGTGCACCTCGATGTATCAAAGGAGGCAGACTGGTCCGCGGCCGTGGAAGCAGCTCACGACTCATTCGGACCGGTCTCGGTGCTGGTAAACAACGCGGCGTACTTTCGTCCGAAACCGCTGCTTGAGACCACTCAGCAGGACATGGAGTTGCACTTCGCCGTGAACGTCGTTGGCCCGTTTCTGGGTATCTTGGCTGTCGTCCCGGACATGCGCGAACTCGGCGGGGGCTCGATCATCAACACGATCTCCACGTCGGGAATCCGATACCTGCCCGAACAGGTCGCCTACGCGGTGTCGAAGTGGGCTGGCCGGGGATTTGCGAGCCTCGCGGCAGCGGAGTTGGCGAAGGAAAACATCCGGGTGAACTCGATCTACCCCGGACTCATCAACACACCGATGATCGCAGGCAACACGCCTGAGATGAACGAATTCCTTAAAAGCCAGATCCCGCTCGGACGCCTCGGCGAGCCGGAGGACATCGCGGGCGTCGTCGCTTTCCTGGCCTCCGACGAGGCTCGCTATATGGTCGGCGCCGAGGTAGCGATCGACGCGGGCGCACGCCTCCGGCTCTAG
- a CDS encoding winged helix-turn-helix transcriptional regulator, whose amino-acid sequence MSSTSEPSPKDEIRECGIADALDIVGDKWSLLVLREIGFGNTRFTDIHRNTGAPRERLTARLQKLTQSGVILRKKYSERPARYEYVLSESGMALRPVLQALRSWGETYGRDHGKASGTDVA is encoded by the coding sequence ATGAGTTCGACGAGCGAACCTTCGCCGAAAGATGAAATCCGGGAGTGCGGCATCGCCGATGCGCTCGACATCGTTGGGGACAAGTGGTCGTTGCTTGTCCTTCGCGAGATCGGATTCGGGAATACGAGGTTCACGGACATCCACCGCAACACAGGTGCCCCAAGGGAAAGACTCACTGCCAGACTTCAAAAACTGACCCAGTCAGGAGTCATCCTCCGCAAGAAGTATTCGGAGCGCCCGGCGCGGTACGAATATGTCCTCAGCGAATCGGGCATGGCCCTGCGTCCAGTGCTCCAGGCCTTGCGCTCGTGGGGGGAAACTTACGGGCGTGATCATGGCAAAGCGTCTGGAACGGATGTGGCCTGA
- a CDS encoding Re/Si-specific NAD(P)(+) transhydrogenase subunit alpha, with the protein MTRIGIVAELGRENRVAATPTTVKQLLELGYGVLVEKGAGESASFPDHTYIEAGATIVGADEAWGSEVVLRVNPPSKEEIGRLAEGATLIGTLSPGLRPELVEALAARPITALALDAVPRISRAQSMDVLSSMANIAGYRAVIEAAHEFGRFFTGQVTAAGKVPPAKVLVAGAGVAGLAAIGAASSLGAIVRATDPRPEVADQVKSIGGTYLKVEAAEEMQSSDGYAKATSEAYNRRAAEIYSEQARDVDIIITTALIPGRPAPKLLTAEDVAGMKPGSVIVDMAAGQGGNVEGSVAGERVVTDNGVVILGYTDLPARLPAQASQLYGTNMVNLLKLLTKEKDGQLRIDFDDVVQRSVTVVREGEKTWPAPPVQVSAAPPAQADIKPAGESSGHKAGKKGMSPVGKAVLFAAGIAALFGINAIAPAPLPQHFTVLLLSIVVGFYVIGKVAHALHTPLMSVTNAISGIIVVGALLQVTSDNLTMQVIAAVAVLLASINIFGGFAVTRRMLAMFSRGDKAHG; encoded by the coding sequence GTGACACGTATTGGCATTGTGGCCGAGTTGGGCCGAGAGAACAGGGTGGCGGCGACACCCACTACCGTAAAGCAACTGTTGGAGTTGGGCTACGGCGTCTTGGTCGAGAAAGGCGCAGGTGAGTCAGCGTCCTTCCCCGACCATACATACATCGAGGCCGGCGCAACGATCGTGGGTGCCGACGAGGCGTGGGGCAGTGAAGTGGTGCTGAGGGTGAACCCGCCCTCAAAGGAGGAGATCGGCCGACTGGCCGAAGGGGCAACCCTGATCGGGACGCTGAGCCCGGGCTTGCGGCCGGAACTGGTGGAGGCCCTGGCGGCACGGCCGATCACGGCGCTGGCACTGGATGCCGTGCCGCGCATCTCGCGGGCACAGTCGATGGACGTGCTGAGCTCCATGGCCAACATCGCTGGTTACCGAGCTGTCATCGAGGCAGCCCACGAATTCGGCCGGTTCTTCACGGGACAGGTAACCGCAGCGGGCAAAGTCCCTCCGGCCAAAGTCTTGGTCGCCGGCGCCGGCGTCGCCGGGCTGGCGGCGATCGGCGCAGCGAGCAGTCTGGGCGCGATCGTGCGCGCTACGGACCCCCGCCCCGAGGTAGCCGATCAGGTGAAGTCCATCGGCGGGACCTACCTCAAGGTCGAGGCCGCCGAGGAGATGCAGTCCTCGGACGGCTATGCCAAGGCCACCTCCGAGGCCTACAACCGGCGCGCCGCAGAGATCTACTCCGAGCAGGCCCGTGACGTGGACATCATCATCACCACGGCCCTCATCCCGGGGCGTCCGGCGCCGAAACTGCTCACGGCCGAGGATGTGGCCGGCATGAAACCGGGCAGCGTGATCGTTGACATGGCCGCCGGGCAGGGCGGGAACGTGGAGGGCTCGGTCGCCGGCGAACGCGTTGTCACGGACAACGGTGTCGTGATCCTCGGTTACACCGACCTTCCCGCCCGGTTGCCGGCGCAAGCGTCGCAGCTCTACGGAACCAACATGGTGAACCTACTCAAGCTCCTCACTAAGGAGAAGGACGGCCAGTTGAGGATCGACTTCGACGACGTCGTGCAGCGCTCGGTGACGGTGGTGCGAGAAGGCGAGAAGACCTGGCCGGCGCCTCCGGTCCAGGTTTCCGCTGCCCCTCCGGCACAGGCTGATATCAAACCGGCCGGAGAGTCGTCCGGCCACAAAGCAGGAAAGAAGGGGATGAGCCCGGTTGGCAAGGCGGTGCTCTTCGCCGCCGGAATAGCAGCACTTTTTGGGATCAACGCCATTGCCCCGGCCCCGCTACCGCAGCACTTCACGGTCTTGCTGCTCTCGATCGTGGTCGGGTTCTACGTCATCGGGAAAGTGGCACATGCCCTGCACACCCCGCTGATGTCCGTCACCAATGCGATCTCCGGGATCATCGTCGTCGGCGCGCTGCTGCAGGTGACCTCCGACAACCTGACCATGCAGGTCATCGCCGCCGTTGCGGTCCTGTTGGCCAGCATCAACATCTTCGGCGGCTTCGCTGTCACCCGACGCATGCTCGCGATGTTCTCCCGGGGAGACAAAGCACATGGATGA
- a CDS encoding alpha/beta fold hydrolase, protein MSRTKFAASVVPTQMITAADGNTYAYRRQGIGGVPLVLFNRFRGMLDDWDPYLLDLLSADREVIVFDNAGVGRSGGGFPDTIDEAARNAIGVVEALGLDLVDLMGFSMGSYVVQSFTVQRPELVRRIILTGSGAESRASSWTTAVTEAALRDHDDPADTVFLFFEPTTSSTGAGWAYQERIKDRETDLDIPVTAETRTQQLKAMKAWAGSSELVAKKLRSISVPALIANGDNDIMIGTDNTVDLGNLIPFSQTEIYPDAGHGFLFQYPELFSKHVNDFLTHEYVLPERDIHEWADAFISETHERKISHGNP, encoded by the coding sequence ATGTCACGAACGAAATTCGCTGCGAGCGTGGTCCCCACACAGATGATCACGGCCGCGGACGGCAATACCTATGCGTATCGTCGGCAGGGGATTGGGGGCGTTCCGCTGGTCCTGTTCAACCGCTTCCGCGGGATGCTCGACGACTGGGACCCGTACTTACTCGACCTTCTTTCCGCAGACCGCGAGGTAATCGTCTTCGACAACGCGGGCGTCGGGCGGAGCGGAGGGGGCTTTCCCGACACCATCGACGAGGCCGCCCGAAACGCGATCGGCGTGGTAGAAGCACTCGGTCTAGACCTGGTGGACCTCATGGGGTTCTCCATGGGCAGCTACGTCGTTCAATCGTTCACCGTTCAACGCCCGGAGCTCGTCCGCAGGATCATCCTGACTGGTTCTGGCGCAGAGAGCCGGGCCAGTAGCTGGACGACTGCCGTAACCGAAGCAGCACTTCGCGACCATGACGATCCGGCCGACACCGTGTTCCTTTTCTTTGAGCCGACGACGTCCAGCACCGGTGCCGGATGGGCGTACCAAGAGCGGATCAAGGACCGCGAGACAGATCTGGACATCCCCGTGACCGCAGAGACACGCACGCAACAGCTCAAGGCGATGAAAGCATGGGCGGGTTCGTCCGAGCTTGTCGCCAAGAAGCTGCGCTCAATCTCAGTACCGGCACTGATCGCAAACGGCGACAACGACATCATGATCGGCACGGACAACACCGTGGATCTGGGCAACTTGATTCCCTTCTCTCAAACCGAGATCTATCCTGATGCCGGTCACGGATTCCTTTTCCAGTATCCCGAGCTGTTCAGCAAGCACGTGAACGATTTCCTTACTCACGAGTACGTGCTCCCTGAGCGTGACATACACGAGTGGGCCGACGCATTCATTTCAGAAACACACGAAAGGAAGATTTCACATGGGAACCCTTGA
- the pntB gene encoding Re/Si-specific NAD(P)(+) transhydrogenase subunit beta, which yields MSAVREPTRTLTRSPTVSDTVSGPLTTESIAGAAYVVAALLFILSLAGLSRHEKARSGVIYGISGMAIALAATVWLTLQGAWGTDQGRTGLLLLVISVLVGGAVGLWRARVVEMTGMPELIALLHSFVGLAAVLVGWNGHLEAPHLPEALLAVHHAEVFIGVFIGAVTFTGSIVAFLKLSARMKSTPLMLPGKNAINLGALVAFAALTVWYVNDSQLWLLVVVTLLALGLGWHLVASIGGGDMPVVVSMLNSYSGWAAAAAGFLLNNDLLIVTGALVGSSGAYLSYIMCKAMNRSFISVIAGGFGIAAPAAAGADYGEHREITAQATAELLTNASSVVITPGYGMAVAQAQYPVAELAQQLRERGVDVRFGIHPVAGRLPGHMNVLLAEAKVPYDIVLEMDEINEDLGETSVVLVIGANDTVNPAAAEDPSSPIAGMPVLRVWEAENVIVFKRSMAAGYAGVQNPLFFRENSQMLFGDAKQRVEDILRAF from the coding sequence ATGAGCGCCGTACGCGAACCTACACGAACTTTAACGAGGAGCCCAACCGTGTCTGACACCGTCTCCGGTCCGTTGACCACAGAATCCATCGCGGGGGCGGCCTACGTTGTCGCGGCCCTGCTGTTCATCCTCAGCCTCGCCGGGTTGAGCAGGCACGAGAAAGCCCGCTCGGGCGTCATCTACGGCATCTCGGGCATGGCAATTGCGCTGGCGGCCACCGTTTGGCTGACCCTGCAGGGCGCCTGGGGCACAGACCAGGGCCGCACTGGCCTGCTCCTGCTCGTCATTTCTGTGCTGGTCGGGGGCGCCGTCGGGTTGTGGCGCGCCCGGGTGGTGGAAATGACCGGGATGCCCGAGTTGATTGCCCTGCTTCACAGTTTCGTTGGCCTCGCCGCGGTGCTGGTCGGCTGGAACGGCCACCTCGAGGCCCCCCATCTGCCCGAAGCGCTTTTGGCGGTGCATCATGCCGAGGTGTTCATCGGCGTGTTCATCGGAGCGGTAACCTTCACCGGCTCGATCGTCGCGTTCCTGAAACTCTCGGCCAGGATGAAGTCGACCCCGTTGATGTTGCCCGGAAAGAACGCCATTAACCTCGGCGCCCTGGTCGCGTTCGCCGCGCTGACCGTCTGGTACGTCAACGACTCCCAGCTGTGGCTGCTGGTCGTCGTCACCCTGCTCGCCCTGGGGCTGGGCTGGCACCTTGTAGCATCCATAGGCGGCGGCGACATGCCGGTCGTCGTGTCCATGCTCAACAGCTACTCCGGCTGGGCCGCGGCGGCCGCGGGATTCCTGCTGAACAACGACCTTCTCATCGTCACGGGCGCGCTTGTCGGCTCCTCCGGCGCGTATTTGTCCTACATCATGTGCAAGGCCATGAACCGGTCCTTTATCTCAGTGATTGCCGGCGGTTTCGGCATTGCCGCGCCCGCCGCGGCGGGCGCCGACTACGGCGAACACCGCGAAATCACAGCCCAGGCAACCGCGGAACTGCTCACCAACGCATCCAGCGTCGTCATCACCCCCGGCTACGGCATGGCAGTCGCCCAGGCCCAGTACCCGGTCGCCGAACTGGCCCAGCAACTACGCGAACGCGGCGTCGATGTGCGCTTCGGCATCCACCCCGTTGCCGGCCGTTTGCCTGGCCACATGAACGTGCTTCTCGCCGAGGCAAAAGTACCCTACGACATCGTCCTGGAAATGGACGAAATCAACGAAGACCTTGGCGAGACCTCGGTCGTCCTCGTCATCGGAGCCAACGACACCGTGAACCCCGCCGCAGCCGAGGACCCAAGCAGCCCCATCGCCGGCATGCCCGTGCTGCGGGTTTGGGAAGCCGAGAATGTCATCGTGTTCAAACGCTCAATGGCTGCAGGTTACGCCGGGGTGCAGAACCCCCTGTTCTTCCGGGAGAACTCCCAAATGCTCTTCGGCGACGCCAAACAACGCGTCGAAGACATCCTCCGCGCATTTTAG
- a CDS encoding CaiB/BaiF CoA transferase family protein has product MASPSPISSSNQPLAGIRVADFSRVLAGPLCTMMLADYGAEVIKIESPAGDDTRAWIPPVDASGTGTYFASVNRNKKSVVADLSTERGLACARALIAECDVVVENFRPGVMAKFGLDYQAVSEGRPDIVYCSISGFGAGAGANLPGYDLLMQALGGLMSITGHPEGEPSKVGVALVDVLTGQNALAGILMALRVRDATGTGQEVQVNLLSSLLAALVNQGTATLATGNSPARLGNAHPSIAPYETFRTGDGTLAVAVGNDRQFAALASVLGLEGLAEEARFLSNERRVASRAELRTVIEAALRADTAAHWQQKLLEAGVPGGKVNSIGEAFELAESLGLGPSIVVTDPATGRESRQLANPIRLSAAAPEYRRVPPGLGEHQGSTFSSELSTTTVKGS; this is encoded by the coding sequence GTGGCATCCCCCTCCCCCATTTCTTCAAGCAACCAGCCGTTGGCCGGAATCCGTGTAGCGGATTTCTCCCGCGTCCTTGCTGGGCCCTTGTGCACCATGATGTTGGCTGATTATGGTGCCGAGGTCATCAAGATTGAGAGTCCGGCCGGGGACGATACCCGGGCATGGATTCCACCCGTCGATGCCAGCGGTACGGGGACATACTTCGCCAGCGTCAACCGCAATAAGAAGTCGGTGGTCGCAGACCTCTCCACGGAACGTGGGCTTGCATGTGCCCGCGCCCTTATCGCTGAGTGCGACGTCGTCGTCGAAAACTTCCGTCCTGGGGTCATGGCGAAATTCGGTCTGGATTATCAGGCCGTTTCTGAGGGCCGGCCGGACATCGTCTATTGTTCGATCTCGGGCTTCGGGGCCGGCGCCGGCGCAAATCTGCCAGGCTATGACCTGCTCATGCAGGCGCTAGGTGGCCTGATGAGCATCACTGGCCACCCCGAAGGAGAACCCAGCAAGGTCGGGGTTGCCCTGGTTGACGTCCTGACCGGACAGAACGCACTCGCCGGCATCTTGATGGCGCTCCGGGTTCGCGATGCTACGGGGACGGGGCAGGAGGTGCAGGTCAACCTCCTCTCCTCGCTGCTGGCAGCCTTGGTGAACCAGGGCACCGCCACGTTGGCGACCGGGAATTCGCCTGCCAGGCTTGGTAATGCCCATCCCAGCATCGCCCCCTATGAGACCTTCCGCACGGGCGACGGTACGCTCGCCGTGGCCGTGGGCAACGACCGGCAGTTCGCGGCCCTGGCCTCGGTTCTGGGCCTGGAGGGCCTGGCCGAGGAGGCGAGGTTCCTCAGCAACGAACGCAGGGTGGCCTCCCGGGCGGAACTGCGGACTGTTATCGAAGCGGCGCTTCGCGCCGACACGGCCGCGCACTGGCAACAGAAACTGCTTGAAGCGGGGGTTCCTGGGGGCAAGGTCAACAGCATCGGTGAGGCTTTCGAACTGGCCGAGAGCCTGGGGCTCGGCCCGTCGATCGTTGTCACCGATCCCGCCACAGGCCGGGAGTCCCGGCAGTTGGCCAACCCGATCCGGTTGTCCGCCGCGGCACCGGAATACCGGCGGGTTCCCCCAGGCCTTGGCGAGCACCAAGGCAGCACTTTTTCTTCGGAACTCTCAACCACCACCGTGAAAGGCTCCTAA
- a CDS encoding GntR family transcriptional regulator, translating into MSSMQQIDHGVSLTVQVTTMLRAAITSGEMSPDQHFSAIGLAEKLGVSRTPVREALQLLEKEGIVRIEKNRGVRVLQMSLEEIVQIFQIRIILEPPAAARAAEAATDEDFAHFRLLHGRILDAAASDDGPGTLQADKDFHLFLMGLAGNPRLTALDSELRNLVLAHGLVTIPAARSSQDLANDRNEILGALERRDPRAAADAVRDHVTRTAQLLITGVCAQTPGLSAKEYLTKLEHLTKFAS; encoded by the coding sequence ATGAGTAGCATGCAACAGATTGACCACGGGGTATCCCTGACAGTCCAGGTCACCACCATGCTGCGGGCTGCCATTACATCGGGCGAGATGAGCCCTGATCAGCACTTTTCGGCTATCGGGCTTGCCGAAAAGCTCGGCGTGTCCCGGACACCGGTCCGCGAAGCCCTGCAACTTCTCGAGAAAGAAGGCATCGTCCGGATCGAGAAGAACCGCGGTGTCCGGGTACTGCAGATGTCGCTGGAAGAAATCGTCCAGATCTTCCAGATCCGAATCATCCTCGAGCCCCCAGCAGCAGCGCGGGCCGCTGAAGCCGCCACCGACGAAGACTTTGCACATTTCCGATTGCTGCACGGGAGAATCCTGGACGCAGCAGCCAGCGACGACGGGCCCGGCACCCTACAAGCAGACAAAGACTTCCATCTTTTCTTGATGGGACTGGCAGGCAACCCACGGTTAACCGCATTGGACAGCGAACTGCGTAACCTGGTGCTCGCACACGGCCTTGTAACCATCCCCGCCGCCCGGAGCAGCCAGGACCTTGCCAACGACCGCAACGAGATCCTCGGTGCGTTGGAGCGACGGGACCCCCGCGCCGCGGCTGATGCAGTCCGGGACCATGTCACCCGGACGGCCCAGTTGCTCATTACCGGGGTCTGCGCCCAGACACCGGGACTGTCCGCCAAGGAGTATCTGACGAAGCTTGAGCATCTGACCAAGTTCGCCAGTTGA